CAACACCCTGTGCGCCATCTATTCCCCGCAGCCGCTGCCGGCCGCCATCGTGCAGACCCCGCAGATTCCCACTAAAACCTTTCGCGTCAGCCTTTCTGCCATCCGCACCTGACGTCAGCACCGTGCTGCCGAGATGATCGGTCGCCAGCCAGCGCACCACCCCGTTGACCCGCAGCGCAATGCGCTGACCGCCGGCCTGGTAGTACTTCGTGATCGTCGTGCTGCTGCCGCTCGTCATCTTCTCGTAAATCGCCCCCACGTACACCGTCGTGCTGCTCCCCATCACCGCCTTCGCCCGGTTGCCGTCCGCGTCATAGGTGTAGCCAGGCGCCGTGCTTCCCTGCTTCACCTGCTGCACGCCGGTTCTCCGCATCATAGACCAGCGTGTAGGTCACGCCGCCCACCGTGCGCCCGGCTTTCTTTGCCACGAATTACACGAATTTTCACGAATTTCAGGGGCTTTTCGTGTCAATTTGTGCAATTCGTGGCAAAAATCCGCCCGGCTTTCTCTGCCACGAATTTCACTAATTTGCACGAATTCCAGGGTCTTTTCGTGTCAATTTGTGCAATTCGTGGCAAAGATCCGCCCAGCTTTCTCTGCCACGAATTTCACTAATTTGCGCGAATTCCAGGGTCTTTTCGTGTCAATTCGTGCAATTCGTGGCCGAAAACCGGGCCGATGGTCTCCTTGACCCGGTTGCCGTCCCCGTCGTACACATAGCTGGCCGTGACGCCGCCGGTCATCGCAGTCAGCCGGTTGTCTGCACTACAGACCAGCGTGATGTATGATGAGGGCGCACCTCGCTGTAAGCGTAGCGATCACTAATCATCACCTATTGTGCCGGTCATGCGCCAGACAACATCGTTATCCAAAAAAAAGATCACCATAGGGAATACTCGATCACCTTTAAGATCGTAGCTGCAGACGTAATAGGTCAGTTCCGAACTTGGCTCATAAGTGGGTGGTTCACATCCATACTCATAACGCCCTAGTTTGGCTTTGACGTCATCACGCGTGGATACCCCGCGTTCGAATGTCGAAAGAATAATCGGGAAGAAATCAGGAGCATACACGGGCCGATCTTGTGTGCATAAACGGTTGTCCTTGATCTCGAAGTTCATACAGATATCCTGGATCGTTTCCGAGTCCAGGGGCGTGGTGTATTTCGACAAGTCTGGTTTTCGCAACCTGGCGATCGAAATCGGTAGGGTGCATCCGCATGAGATCGCCAGCAACAATGCCAGGTTGACGATGAATAAACGCCTGCTCATGCCGTTCACTGTGGTTTCGCCAGCAGCCATCTGCTTGTTCATGGTGAACCTCGCAATTTTCCGTAGTTCGCTTCCATCTGCTGAAGCCTACCGCGGCTGCCAGGGCCCAGTGGGCCGAGATCTCGTCTGAGTGTGTCACCCAACTCCGCAGGGGATGTAATCAGGCCATAGGTAATCTGGTAACCGATCAATACCACCAGCCCGCGCAGGTCGCGGTCGGCCAGGGTGTTGGTGATGACCACGGTGAATTTAGCTGCAAACCACCAGCAGATGGACGACCAGCAGCGGACGCGCCGTCAGTCGCGAGACAGGAAGGTGTGGTGAAGATAGAAAAGAGAAAGTAGAAGAGCGACGTAACATAACAACGGACTCCTTTCGTGCAGCAATCGAAACGGATGGGGTCAGGGACATTTTCCTGACTGCTGTAAGGAGGTCGCGGGCGGGAGAGAGAGAACTCTCGCCAGGGACTTCCGGCGGCGGGGGGCGACTCGGAAGGCGGGGGAACAGAGTTGTTGACTGGTCATAGCATACCACGCGCGCGGCGATCTGTCAAGAGGCAAAATTTGGGGGCAGTTACCAGTAAACTTGACTTTTAGTTTCATGTCTCTATAATTCACCCATCCTTTTCCCCTGCCCCAAGATGAAACCGAATGCGTTTCCCCCTCAAGTTTCCCCCTCAAGAAAGGAGATGGCTGCGCGCACAACGTCTGGTCCCATGTCTCGCTTGAACCTTTGCGAACCTATTTACCCTCACGGAGGAGAACCGATGTCTCGTAAACTCATTCCTGTTCTGTTGGTCCTGGCTATTTTGCTCACCGCATGCAGCAACCCGAGCACTCCCCAAACGGTCGAAGTCACGCGTGTCGTCGAAGTGACACGCATGGTCGAAGTGACGCGCGTGGTCGAAGCTCCCGCGCAGCCCGCGGCAACCGTGGCGCCGGCAACCCCGGCCCCGGCGCCTCCGGCGCCCCAGGCGCCCGGCTTCGGTGAAACACTCAAGAAGGTCACCGCGCGTGGCAAGTTGATCTGTGGCGTCAACTCGCAGGTGCCCGGCTTTGGCTTCGTGGATTCGTCTGGCGCCTATGCCGGCTTCGATGTTGACTTCTGCAAGGCCCTGGCCGCCGCCATCTTCAACGATGTTAGCAAGATCGAGTATCGCCCGGTGACCGCCGAGCAGCGCTTCCCGGCCCTGCAGAGCGGTGAGATTGATGTGCTCATCCGCAATACCACCTGGACGCTCGTGCGCGACACCGACAACGGCGGTAACTTCGTTGCCACCACCTTCTACGACGGCCAGGGCATGATGGTGCCCAAGAGCCTCAACGCCACCAAGCTGGAAGACCTCGCCAGCGGCACCATTTGTGTCCAGAAGGGTACCACCACCGAGCTCAACCTGGCCGACCAAATGACGGCACGTAAGATCCAGTACACACCGGCCGTCTTCGACGATGCCAATTCGACCTTTGCCGCCTACGCCGAAGGCCGCTGTGATGCCGTCACCACCGACAAGTCCGGCCTCATTTCCCGGCGCTCGGTCCTGGCCAACCCCGACGACAATGTCATCCTTGATGTCACGATGTCCAAGGAGCCGCTCGGCCCCATGGTGCGCCAGGGCGACGACCAGTGGTTCGACATCGTCAAGTGGACGGTCTTTGCCACGATCGCCGGCGAGGAGTTTGGCGTCACTACCGCCAATGTGACCGACATGGCAGCCAACCCGAAGACGCCGGAGATGCGGCGCTTGTTGGGCGCGGACGAAAAGGTTGACCTGGGCGCCAAACTCGGTCTCAGCAAAGATTGGGCGGTCAATGTCATCAAGGCCGTGGGCAACTACGGCGAGATCTACGATCGCAATCTTGGCCCTGCGACTAAGACAGCCATTCCCCGTGGCTTGAACAGTCTGTACGCCAACGGTGGTCTGCTCTACAGCCCGCCGTTCCGTTGATTCCCGACCCACTCTGCCAGGAGCAGATGGCCGACTGGTCATCTGCTCCTGGCTTTTTCCACACACGGTGAACCGTCATGTCCGCTCAACCATCGCCTGGCCGCCCGGCTCTCAGTCGCTCGTTTTGGCGCGATGAGCGCTTTCTCAAGGTTGCCACCCAAGTTCTGGTGGTGGTCATCATCGCCGGCTTCGCTTTCCTTCTGGCGCGCAACATGGTCGCATCCTTGCGCAAGCAGGGCATCGCCCTCGGCTTCAACTTTCTGAGCGATTCCGCCGGCTTCGACATCGGCGAGATGCTGATCACCTACACCAACACCGACACCTTTGGCCGTGCCCTGCAGGTTGGCCTGCTCAACACGCTGGTGATCTGTGCGGTCGGCGTCCTGCTCGCCACCGTGCTTGGCATCCTCGTGGGCCTGGCTCGCCTATCCGAAAACTTCCTCGTCAATCGCATGGCGCGCCTCTTCGTCGAAGCCATGCGCAATGTGCCGCTGCTTGTTCTGCTGATTTTCATCTACTCCGCTTTCTTTCTCAAACTGCCCCGCGTCCGTCAGGCCATCGAGTTGCCGGGACCGATCTTTCTTAGCAATCGCGGGGTGTCCATGCCCTGGGGAATTCCCACCGCATCGGCGCGTCTCTATCTGCTCATGCTGGCTCTGGCCGTTGTTGGTGCCATCGTCACCGCGCTGATGGTCCGCCAGCGCAGCCGCCGCCTGGACCGTCCGCAGCCGGTTTTCTCTCTCAGTCTGCTCGCCTTCGTCGTGATCGCCGTCCTCGGCTGGTTTGTCATGCCTCAGTCACCCCTGCGCCTTGATCTTCCGGCCGTCCAGGGCCTCAACTTCAGCGGCGGCCGCGTCTTCACCCCCGAATTTCTCGCCCTCCTCTTGGGCCTGGTCATCTACACGGCCGCCTTCATCGGCGAAATCGTGCGCGCCGGCATCCAGGCCGTCTCCAAAGGGCAACGTGAAGCCGCCAGCGCCCTGGGCCTGACTGGCAACCAGATTCTGCGCCTGATTATCTTCCCCCAGGCGCTGCGCGTCATCATCCCGCCGCTCACCAGTCAATATCTCAACTTGATCAAGAACTCAACCCTGGGCGTCGCCATCGGCTACCCCGACTTATTTGCCATCTCAGGCACCGTCATCAATCAAACCGGTCGCGCCGTCGAAATGATCGCCATCATCATGGGCCTTTACCT
This genomic window from Candidatus Amarolinea dominans contains:
- a CDS encoding ABC transporter permease subunit (The N-terminal region of this protein, as described by TIGR01726, is a three transmembrane segment that identifies a subfamily of ABC transporter permease subunits, which specificities that include histidine, arginine, glutamine, glutamate, L-cystine (sic), the opines (in Agrobacterium) octopine and nopaline, etc.); translated protein: MSAQPSPGRPALSRSFWRDERFLKVATQVLVVVIIAGFAFLLARNMVASLRKQGIALGFNFLSDSAGFDIGEMLITYTNTDTFGRALQVGLLNTLVICAVGVLLATVLGILVGLARLSENFLVNRMARLFVEAMRNVPLLVLLIFIYSAFFLKLPRVRQAIELPGPIFLSNRGVSMPWGIPTASARLYLLMLALAVVGAIVTALMVRQRSRRLDRPQPVFSLSLLAFVVIAVLGWFVMPQSPLRLDLPAVQGLNFSGGRVFTPEFLALLLGLVIYTAAFIGEIVRAGIQAVSKGQREAASALGLTGNQILRLIIFPQALRVIIPPLTSQYLNLIKNSTLGVAIGYPDLFAISGTVINQTGRAVEMIAIIMGLYLAASLLTAAAMNWYNQRVRLVER
- a CDS encoding amino acid ABC transporter substrate-binding protein produces the protein MSRKLIPVLLVLAILLTACSNPSTPQTVEVTRVVEVTRMVEVTRVVEAPAQPAATVAPATPAPAPPAPQAPGFGETLKKVTARGKLICGVNSQVPGFGFVDSSGAYAGFDVDFCKALAAAIFNDVSKIEYRPVTAEQRFPALQSGEIDVLIRNTTWTLVRDTDNGGNFVATTFYDGQGMMVPKSLNATKLEDLASGTICVQKGTTTELNLADQMTARKIQYTPAVFDDANSTFAAYAEGRCDAVTTDKSGLISRRSVLANPDDNVILDVTMSKEPLGPMVRQGDDQWFDIVKWTVFATIAGEEFGVTTANVTDMAANPKTPEMRRLLGADEKVDLGAKLGLSKDWAVNVIKAVGNYGEIYDRNLGPATKTAIPRGLNSLYANGGLLYSPPFR